One Bacteroidota bacterium DNA window includes the following coding sequences:
- a CDS encoding deoxyribodipyrimidine photo-lyase, whose protein sequence is MELTNHGLLPPFLYKLNDKEIRSGQVVYWMSRDQRVADNAALYFAQQQALLLKQPLVVVFNLYAPYLDAPFRHYHFMTEGLKEVEQDLSQLNITMVVLQGEPHQTIPSFLKMISAGLLVTDFNPLRINRSWKDKVAKNISVSFIEADAHNIVPCRHASVKQEYGAYTLRPKINRLLADFLHEPPALIAHPYSPEIPFNKIDWQSIVTDIKCNRSPGPVTHIKSGSGAAFQILSSFISERLANYETRNDPNNDVLSECSPYLHFGQISALRIAIEVKKAAAPASAKESFLEELIIRRELSDNFCLYNEHYDSFDGLPNWARETLNAHRNDEREHIYTAIEFENAATHDELWNAAQKQMEKTGKMHGYMRMYWAKKILEWSSSPEEAIATAIYLNDKYSLDGRDPNGYAGILWSIGGLHDRPWFNRPVYGKIRYMSYNGCKTKFDIHKYILSNT, encoded by the coding sequence ATGGAACTTACAAACCACGGACTGCTGCCGCCCTTTCTGTATAAGTTGAACGACAAGGAAATCCGTTCCGGTCAGGTGGTTTACTGGATGAGCCGCGACCAGCGCGTTGCCGATAATGCCGCGCTGTATTTCGCTCAACAGCAGGCACTCTTGTTAAAACAACCGCTTGTGGTGGTATTCAACCTGTATGCACCCTACCTCGATGCACCCTTTCGTCATTATCATTTCATGACAGAAGGCCTGAAAGAAGTGGAACAAGACCTGTCGCAGCTGAACATCACTATGGTTGTTCTGCAGGGCGAACCACATCAGACAATACCGTCGTTCCTGAAAATGATAAGTGCCGGATTACTGGTCACCGACTTTAATCCACTTCGCATAAACCGTTCCTGGAAAGATAAGGTGGCGAAAAATATTTCTGTTTCATTTATTGAAGCCGATGCGCACAATATTGTTCCATGCCGCCATGCATCAGTAAAACAGGAATATGGCGCCTATACGCTCAGACCAAAGATTAACCGCCTGCTTGCGGATTTTCTTCATGAGCCGCCCGCACTCATTGCACACCCGTATTCGCCAGAAATTCCTTTTAATAAAATTGACTGGCAAAGCATTGTAACGGACATTAAATGCAATCGCAGCCCCGGTCCTGTAACACATATTAAAAGCGGCAGCGGTGCGGCATTTCAAATACTATCTTCATTTATCTCTGAAAGACTGGCGAATTATGAGACCAGGAATGACCCGAACAACGATGTGCTGAGTGAATGTTCGCCCTATCTGCACTTCGGGCAAATATCGGCATTACGTATCGCTATTGAAGTTAAAAAAGCCGCCGCACCCGCATCAGCAAAGGAATCATTTCTGGAAGAGCTGATTATCAGACGCGAGCTGAGTGATAATTTCTGTTTATACAATGAGCATTACGACTCATTTGACGGTCTTCCCAACTGGGCAAGAGAAACCCTGAATGCCCACAGAAACGATGAGCGGGAACATATTTACACAGCTATCGAATTTGAAAATGCAGCCACACACGACGAGCTGTGGAATGCTGCTCAGAAACAGATGGAAAAAACGGGAAAGATGCATGGCTACATGCGCATGTACTGGGCAAAAAAAATACTGGAATGGTCTTCATCGCCCGAAGAAGCAATTGCAACAGCCATTTACCTTAATGATAAGTACTCACTCGATGGACGCGATCCGAATGGTTATGCGGGCATTCTCTGGAGTATAGGCGGCTTGCACGACAGACCGTGGTTCAACCGTCCGGTTTACGGCAAAATAAGGTATATGAGCTATAACGGCTGCAAAACTAAATTCGATATTCACAAATACATACTCAGCAACACTTAA
- a CDS encoding YIP1 family protein, whose product MVSCPQCGASLKEGAKFCHVCGYHLPETEQQPPKQEAPAQETPKQEEFDVKTYTNVDANEVFDSVKSGGLFKRAIKIMFNPKQEWEVVAKETPKVPMLIFGYVLILSIIPLASMFLNGMLSGLIWGGFGYYMVTGIVWGVIYLIICVAATIISAVIINALAPAFKSEKNLGRAMQLVAYSITPMFFGGLLFIFPFISFLGYLAGFYGIFIMWNGITPIMKTPKERQVGYFFTSAGIVYGVFWALWLIFWLIATLILLAGAIGYVRHF is encoded by the coding sequence ATGGTATCATGTCCACAATGCGGGGCTTCGCTTAAAGAAGGAGCCAAATTTTGCCACGTATGCGGCTATCATCTACCCGAAACCGAGCAACAACCGCCAAAGCAGGAAGCGCCTGCACAGGAAACACCTAAACAGGAAGAGTTTGACGTTAAAACCTACACGAATGTAGATGCAAATGAGGTTTTTGACTCTGTAAAAAGTGGTGGATTATTCAAACGCGCCATTAAAATCATGTTCAATCCTAAGCAGGAATGGGAAGTGGTGGCAAAGGAAACACCAAAAGTTCCGATGCTTATTTTTGGTTATGTGCTTATTCTTTCCATTATTCCGCTGGCCTCCATGTTTTTGAATGGCATGCTGAGCGGGCTGATTTGGGGCGGATTTGGGTATTACATGGTCACAGGGATTGTCTGGGGAGTGATATACTTAATAATATGTGTAGCTGCAACGATAATCAGTGCTGTAATTATCAATGCTCTGGCGCCTGCATTCAAATCGGAAAAGAATCTTGGTCGGGCCATGCAGCTGGTAGCGTATTCAATTACACCTATGTTTTTTGGCGGACTGCTGTTCATTTTTCCCTTCATAAGCTTTCTTGGATATCTTGCCGGTTTCTACGGTATTTTTATTATGTGGAACGGTATTACGCCTATTATGAAAACCCCGAAAGAAAGACAGGTTGGTTACTTCTTTACATCGGCCGGAATCGTTTATGGCGTGTTTTGGGCACTCTGGCTCATTTTCTGGCTCATCGCTACACTCATTTTACTGGCAGGTGCCATTGGATACGTTAGACATTTTTAA